A genomic window from Triticum urartu cultivar G1812 chromosome 7, Tu2.1, whole genome shotgun sequence includes:
- the LOC125520064 gene encoding AUGMIN subunit 1 isoform X2, protein MDHTGEHLDPAASASASAPASVADVNAWLASLAAEGGGVGGRGGGAVVSELSLGPDPTPRGVSYLRALAAASQARSHAAGIAASGLRAQAAEYQAEAARLREALERAGLARDALPAPAASAARAVAAVANLLAIRDTEMSSFVVASADLWLRRAEVEEKRDKVHKESKALLDYTRKAITKLTELKRMLEKFKNDVEKQQVEQMADWQTKLVMMDSKERQYILQVSNYKKQRSATKHGYGRSCRIGVLVRGDTGVRPASSLGIRPSTVWTQWDSGSSLQQPSRYLALLPTATTLEQATTAVAARKKVQAER, encoded by the exons ATGGATCACACCGGGGAGCACCTCGACCCCGCAGCCTCGGCGTCCGCGTCCGCGCCCGCATCCGTCGCCGATGTCAACGCGTGGCTGGCTTCCCTGGCAGCGGAGGGCGGCGGAGTGGGAGGGCGCGGCGGTGGGGCGGTGGTCTCCGAGCTATCGCTGGGGCCCGACCCCACGCCGCGGGGGGTATCCTATCTCCGCGCGCTCGCGGCGGCGTCGCAGGCGCGGTCCCACGCAGCCGGGATCGCTGCTTCGGGGCTGCGCGCGCAGGCCGCGGAGTATCAGGCGGAGGCAGCGCGCTTGCGGGAGGCGCTGGAGCGGGCCGGCCTTGCGCGGGACGCGCTCCCTGCGCCTGCTGCGTCGGCCGCGCGCGCCGTCGCCGCTGTCGCGAACCTCCTGGCCATCCGCGACACCGAGATGAGCAG CTTCGTGGTGGCCAGTGCAGATTTATGGCTGAGGAGAgcagaggtggaggagaagaggGACAAAGTGCATAAAGAGTCAAAGGCACTTCTTGATTACACAAGGAAGGCCATCACCAAGCTTACTGAGCTCAAGAG GATGCTGGAGAAATTTAAAAATGATGTGGAGAAGCAACAAGTGGAGCAAATGGCAGACTGGCAGACAAAATTGGTCATGATGGACTCGAAAGAGCGGCAATATATCCTCCAAGTCTCAAATTACAAG AAGCAGAGGTCAGCTACAAAGCATGGATACGGCAGAAGCTGCCGTATTGGCGTCCTAGTACGGGGGGACACGGGGGTACGTCCAGCCTCCAGCCTCGGGATACGGCCTAGTACGGTGTGGACACAGTGGGACTCGGGATCCAGCCTCCAGCAACCGAGCCGCTACCTAGCCCTCCTTCCAACGGCTACCACGCTCGAGCAGGCAACCACGGCGGTCGCTGCAAGGAAGAAGGTCCAGGCAGAAAGGTAG